One part of the Nostoc sp. PCC 7120 = FACHB-418 genome encodes these proteins:
- a CDS encoding glycosyltransferase family 4 protein, with protein sequence MEYKKEKLNLVSASILTLGSGWFPTNPGGLERYIYELTYQLSANQDRVELCGVGLPDNQFHLPIKLTNLASPDSKIWQRFWSIRNNFQKTRIGKPDAINLHFALYSFPILDILPQGIPITFNFHGPWASESKQELVKNKISIFLKRRLIEQTTYNHCDRFIVLSKAFGNILHQQYQIPWHKIHIIPGGVNIDKFQPNLSRQQARQQLNWPESRPILFTSRRLVHRVGVDKLLQALAIIKPKLPDIWLAIAGRGHLQTTLEKQAQELGLENNVKFLGFLPDEQLPIAYQAANLTVMPSQSFEGFGLAITESLACGTPVLCTPIGGMPEILTPFSPQLITASPEATAIAEKIAQILLEQIPKPSREECRQYAVTNFDWQKIAQQVRQVILA encoded by the coding sequence GTGGAATATAAAAAAGAAAAATTAAATTTAGTATCCGCGTCTATTCTGACCTTAGGTTCTGGTTGGTTTCCTACAAATCCAGGAGGTTTGGAAAGATATATTTATGAGTTGACTTATCAATTATCAGCTAATCAAGATAGAGTAGAGCTATGTGGAGTTGGTTTACCAGATAATCAATTTCATTTGCCAATTAAACTAACTAACTTAGCATCTCCAGATAGTAAAATTTGGCAAAGGTTTTGGTCTATTCGGAATAATTTTCAGAAAACAAGAATAGGCAAACCAGACGCAATAAATTTACATTTTGCTTTATATAGCTTTCCTATTTTAGATATTTTGCCTCAAGGTATACCCATTACTTTTAATTTTCATGGGCCTTGGGCATCAGAAAGTAAACAGGAATTAGTAAAGAATAAAATCAGTATTTTTTTAAAGCGTCGGCTGATAGAACAAACCACATATAATCATTGCGATCGCTTTATTGTTCTCAGTAAAGCATTTGGTAATATATTACACCAGCAATATCAAATTCCCTGGCACAAAATACATATTATTCCTGGCGGTGTGAATATTGATAAGTTTCAGCCAAATTTATCGCGCCAACAAGCTCGCCAGCAGTTAAATTGGCCTGAAAGCCGTCCTATTTTATTTACATCCAGACGTTTAGTGCATCGTGTCGGAGTAGACAAACTATTACAGGCATTAGCAATAATTAAACCAAAGCTACCTGATATTTGGCTAGCGATCGCCGGTCGGGGACATCTCCAAACGACATTGGAAAAACAAGCTCAAGAATTGGGTTTAGAGAACAACGTAAAATTTTTAGGTTTTCTCCCAGATGAGCAGTTACCTATCGCTTACCAAGCTGCTAATTTAACTGTTATGCCCAGTCAATCTTTTGAAGGTTTTGGGTTAGCAATTACTGAATCTTTAGCTTGTGGTACTCCTGTTCTATGCACTCCCATTGGAGGAATGCCAGAAATTTTAACACCATTTTCACCACAGTTAATTACAGCCTCTCCTGAAGCTACTGCTATTGCTGAGAAAATAGCACAGATATTGTTAGAACAAATACCAAAACCTTCAAGAGAAGAATGTCGCCAGTATGCTGTGACTAATTTTGATTGGCAGAAAATTGCTCAACAAGTACGACAGGTAATTTTGGCTTAA
- a CDS encoding mechanosensitive ion channel family protein, with product MNVAEISQVALALLTQFGLRVLGAIALWIIAQLLINFGLKLLRRAFRSKHVEPTLINYIVNIVDVILKIVLIVAILGFFGIETTSFAALLAAAGIAIGAAWSGLLANFAAGAFLVIFRPFAVGDTIKAAGVTGKVEEIGLFTTTINTSDNVKTIIGNNKIFADNIQNFSANPYRRVDLEAQLHHEVDHQDAIRRLKQRISQIPHVLNNPAPDVEILEFNLLGTVLAVRPYCHHEHYWQVYFDTNKAIRETFGEAGYPIPEQRYAFTGQSPDGTSANVVQRTSLGRG from the coding sequence ATGAATGTAGCTGAGATTAGTCAAGTTGCTCTAGCTCTTTTAACACAGTTTGGACTGAGAGTTTTAGGAGCGATCGCTCTTTGGATTATTGCTCAATTGTTGATTAATTTTGGCTTAAAGTTACTGCGCCGTGCTTTTCGTAGTAAACACGTCGAACCTACGCTGATTAACTATATTGTAAATATAGTAGATGTAATCCTCAAAATTGTTTTAATTGTTGCAATTCTCGGCTTTTTTGGCATAGAAACTACTTCCTTTGCAGCATTACTAGCGGCGGCTGGTATAGCTATCGGTGCGGCTTGGAGTGGGCTTTTGGCAAACTTCGCGGCTGGCGCATTTTTAGTTATCTTTCGCCCATTTGCGGTTGGCGACACCATCAAAGCAGCAGGTGTTACCGGGAAAGTAGAAGAAATCGGACTGTTCACAACCACCATCAATACATCTGATAACGTCAAGACTATTATTGGTAATAATAAAATATTTGCTGATAATATCCAGAATTTTTCTGCCAACCCTTACCGCCGTGTTGACCTAGAAGCGCAACTGCATCATGAAGTTGATCATCAAGATGCAATTAGGAGATTAAAACAGAGAATTAGCCAAATACCTCATGTGTTAAATAATCCTGCACCAGATGTAGAAATTTTGGAATTTAACTTATTAGGAACAGTATTAGCAGTACGTCCTTATTGTCATCATGAGCATTACTGGCAAGTGTATTTTGACACGAATAAAGCCATACGCGAAACTTTTGGTGAAGCCGGTTATCCAATTCCCGAACAACGTTATGCCTTTACTGGACAATCACCCGATGGAACATCAGCTAATGTTGTACAACGGACATCTTTAGGAAGAGGCTAG
- a CDS encoding cation-transporting P-type ATPase yields the protein MQTDAEIGLSSTQAQHLLTSGGANELTGKTGNPWWLKFLLQFNQPLLIILLCAGLVRKSVMFVGLKR from the coding sequence TTGCAAACTGATGCAGAGATAGGTTTAAGTAGCACCCAAGCACAACACCTATTAACTAGTGGCGGTGCGAATGAACTGACTGGAAAGACAGGTAACCCTTGGTGGTTGAAGTTTCTGTTGCAATTTAACCAGCCGCTATTAATTATTTTGTTGTGTGCAGGTTTGGTCAGAAAATCAGTTATGTTCGTTGGTTTGAAGAGATGA
- a CDS encoding AGE family epimerase/isomerase, which yields MGKNLQALAQLYKNALLNDVLPFWENHSLDTEGGYFTCLDRQGKVYDTDKFIWLQNRQVWTFSMLCNQLEKRENWLKIASNGAKFLAQHGRDAEGNWYFALTRGGEPLVQPYNIFSDCFAAMAFSQYALASGEEWAKDVAMQAYNNVLRRKDNPKGKYTKTYPGTRPMKALAVPMILANLTLEMEWLLPQETLENVLSATVQEVMSDFLDKERGLMYENVAPDGSHIDCFEGRLINPGHGIEAMWFIMDIARRKNDSKTINQAVDVVLNILNFAWDKEYGGLYYFMDAAGHPPQQLEWDQKLWWVHLESLVALAMGYRLTGREVCWEWYQKMHDYSWQHFADPEYGEWFGYLNRRGEVLLNLKGGKWKGCFHVPRALYLCWQQFEALS from the coding sequence ATGGGGAAAAACTTACAAGCACTGGCGCAACTTTACAAAAATGCCCTCCTCAACGACGTACTCCCGTTTTGGGAAAACCACTCCCTGGATACGGAAGGCGGTTATTTTACCTGTCTTGATCGCCAGGGTAAGGTGTATGACACAGATAAATTTATTTGGCTGCAAAACCGCCAAGTCTGGACTTTTTCCATGCTGTGTAACCAGCTAGAAAAACGGGAAAACTGGCTCAAAATTGCTAGTAACGGTGCTAAATTTCTTGCCCAACATGGCAGAGACGCAGAGGGAAACTGGTATTTTGCCCTCACCCGTGGAGGTGAACCATTAGTACAGCCTTACAATATTTTTTCTGATTGTTTTGCAGCGATGGCCTTTAGCCAATATGCTCTCGCCTCTGGTGAAGAGTGGGCAAAAGATGTGGCTATGCAAGCATATAACAATGTTTTGCGTCGCAAAGATAATCCCAAAGGCAAATATACCAAAACCTATCCCGGCACACGCCCCATGAAAGCCTTAGCTGTGCCAATGATTTTAGCTAACCTGACCTTAGAAATGGAATGGTTGCTTCCCCAGGAGACTCTAGAAAATGTCTTGAGTGCAACCGTTCAGGAAGTTATGAGTGACTTTCTCGACAAAGAACGAGGATTGATGTATGAAAATGTTGCCCCCGATGGTTCCCACATTGATTGTTTTGAAGGGCGGCTGATTAACCCTGGTCACGGTATTGAGGCGATGTGGTTTATTATGGACATCGCCCGACGGAAAAACGACAGCAAGACTATTAACCAAGCAGTTGATGTGGTGTTAAATATCCTCAATTTCGCCTGGGATAAAGAGTATGGCGGCTTGTATTACTTTATGGATGCAGCAGGTCATCCCCCACAACAATTGGAATGGGATCAAAAATTGTGGTGGGTGCATTTAGAATCTTTGGTGGCTTTGGCGATGGGTTATCGTTTGACAGGTCGTGAAGTCTGTTGGGAATGGTATCAAAAAATGCACGATTATTCTTGGCAGCATTTTGCTGACCCAGAATATGGTGAGTGGTTTGGCTACTTAAATCGCCGTGGGGAAGTGCTGTTAAATCTCAAAGGCGGTAAATGGAAGGGATGTTTTCATGTACCCCGTGCTTTGTATCTGTGTTGGCAACAATTCGAGGCCTTGAGTTAA
- a CDS encoding mechanosensitive ion channel family protein translates to MNFPQIGQVALALLTQFGLKVLGAIALWIVAQKLIEFALKLVRRGLRTQNIEPTLISYLLNIVSVTLRIVLIVAILGFFGIETTSFAALLAAAGVAIGAAWGGLLANFAAGAFLIIFRPFKVGDFITAAGITGTVSEIGLFTTDITTPDNVLTIVANNKIFADNIQNFSANPFRRVDLLAQLHHDVDHNQAIALLKARISQIPNVIENPAPDVEILTFNLAGPVLAVRPYCNNDHYWQVYFDTNKAIRETFGEAGYPIPEQRYGFSVPPENGTSSVIPSSALSS, encoded by the coding sequence ATGAATTTCCCACAAATTGGACAGGTTGCTCTTGCACTGTTAACTCAATTTGGGCTGAAAGTTTTAGGGGCGATCGCACTATGGATTGTTGCTCAAAAGCTGATTGAGTTTGCCCTCAAGTTAGTGCGTCGTGGTTTACGCACCCAGAATATTGAGCCGACGCTCATTAGCTACCTACTGAATATTGTTTCTGTCACATTGAGAATTGTGCTGATTGTGGCAATTCTCGGTTTCTTTGGCATTGAAACTACGTCCTTTGCCGCATTGCTAGCAGCCGCAGGTGTGGCTATTGGTGCAGCTTGGGGTGGATTATTGGCGAACTTCGCCGCAGGTGCGTTTTTAATTATTTTTCGTCCGTTTAAGGTTGGTGACTTTATTACAGCCGCAGGGATAACCGGTACAGTCTCAGAAATCGGCCTGTTCACTACAGATATCACTACTCCTGACAATGTGTTGACAATAGTCGCCAATAACAAAATATTCGCTGATAATATCCAGAATTTCTCAGCTAATCCCTTCCGTCGCGTTGACTTGCTAGCGCAACTTCATCATGATGTTGATCATAATCAAGCGATCGCTCTTTTAAAGGCCAGAATTAGCCAGATTCCCAATGTGATAGAAAATCCTGCACCAGATGTAGAAATTCTTACCTTTAATCTAGCAGGCCCTGTATTAGCAGTACGTCCCTATTGCAATAATGATCATTACTGGCAAGTTTATTTTGATACAAATAAAGCCATACGCGAAACATTTGGTGAAGCAGGTTATCCCATCCCTGAACAGCGCTATGGTTTTAGTGTCCCACCCGAAAATGGTACTAGTTCCGTCATTCCCTCATCGGCATTATCTTCTTAA